The following coding sequences are from one Capsicum annuum cultivar UCD-10X-F1 chromosome 3, UCD10Xv1.1, whole genome shotgun sequence window:
- the LOC107861940 gene encoding F-box only protein 6: MLNQKPIKVLSPPIIVQPQSLALCAIYIILPWSKCLWYLISKAMWSNLPFDPLANIFSYLSPDSLARAKSACKSWYACANTSGSWATLPRRMNHPPWFIALPTRNHGHFIYAHNPADDSWHLLPLDFIPNPVRPIASIGGLILLREATTTSLQLAICNPFTRQFRQLPKLNVTRTNPAVGIIELNSANFEVYVAGGMSEASSIGGGSSYEPSLEVYNSVHDHWKTIRSMPMEFAVRLTVWTPNESVYCNGVLYWITSARAYTVMGFDIVNKNWRESSVPMADRLEFAALVQRNGKLSLVGGTSEAGEACIWELTENNNWRMNERVPEELGARLLGGKGRWGSINTRCVCIAGAMCLYRDLGSGMVVWRECAKKGEWEWHWIEGCGTIKGMKLQNFPIKGLLLHPYLASSSFLNE, from the coding sequence ATGCTAAATCAAAAGCCTATTAAAGTTCTCTCTCCTCCAATCATTGTTCAGCCACAATCACTTGCACTTTGTGCCATATATATTATTCTCCCTTGGAGCAAGTGTCTTTGGTATTTAATTTCCAAGGCTATGTGGAGCAACCTTCCTTTTGATCCCCTAGCCAACATTTTCTCTTATCTTTCCCCTGATTCACTAGCCAGGGCGAAATCTGCCTGCAAGAGTTGGTACGCATGTGCCAACACTTCAGGTTCATGGGCAACGCTGCCACGGCGGATGAATCATCCGCCGTGGTTCATAGCGTTGCCCACGCGTAACCACGGGCATTTTATTTATGCTCACAATCCAGCTGATGATTCTTGGCATCTATTGCCTCTTGACTTCATTCCTAACCCAGTTCGACCAATTGCTTCAATTGGTGGACTCATTTTACTCAGAGAAGCTACAACTACTAGCCTTCAATTAGCCATTTGCAACCCTTTCACTCGCCAATTCAGGCAACTTCCAAAGCTGAATGTCACAAGGACTAATCCAGCTGTTGGTATAATAGAACTGAATTCAGCCAACTTCGAGGTCTACGTGGCTGGAGGAATGTCCGAGGCAAGCAGCATCGGAGGAGGTTCCTCGTACGAGCCTAGTTTAGAAGTCTATAACTCTGTCCATGACCACTGGAAAACAATTAGATCAATGCCAATGGAATTTGCTGTAAGGCTAACCGTTTGGACACCAAACGAAAGTGTTTACTGCAACGGTGTCCTGTATTGGATCACCTCAGCCCGGGCTTATACCGTAATGGGATTCGATATTGTGAACAAAAATTGGAGAGAATCAAGCGTACCGATGGCAGACAGGCTTGAATTTGCAGCATTGGTGCAAAGAAATGGGAAATTAAGTCTTGTTGGTGGAACTAGTGAGGCAGGAGAAGCATGTATATGGGAGCTTACTGAAAATAATAATTGGCGAATGAATGAAAGAGTGCCAGAAGAACTAGGAGCAAGATTGTTAGGAGGTAAAGGGAGATGGGGTAGTATTAACACTAGATGTGTGTGCATTGCTGGAGCAATGTGCTTGTACAGAGATCTTGGATCAGGCATGGTAGTATGGAGAGAATGTGCAAAGAAGGGTGAGTGGGAATGGCATTGGATTGAAGGGTGTGGTACAATTAAAGGGATGAAATTGCAGAATTTCCCAATTAAAGGACTGTTGTTACACCCCTATCTTGCATCTTCAAGTTTCTTGAATGAATGA
- the LOC107861941 gene encoding MAPK kinase substrate protein At1g80180: MAGLQRSATSFRRQGSSGLVWDDKLLTASGELVQLGNPRGGESATKSDRGEEEEKPKLKVSVPPSKTTGESMERNRSNRGFRTGKVSPAIEPPSPKVSACGFCRAFGKNDKTNRRAKSGKRKM; the protein is encoded by the coding sequence ATGGCTGGTTTACAGAGATCTGCGACGTCGTTCAGGAGACAAGGATCGTCAGGACTAGTATGGGATGACAAGTTATTGACAGCTTCAGGTGAATTGGTTCAGCTGGGAAATCCAAGAGGAGGAGAAAGTGCGACTAAAAGTGacagaggagaagaagaagaaaagccGAAATTGAAAGTGTCGGTGCCGCCATCAAAAACAACAGGTGAATCTATGGAGAGGAACCGATCTAATAGAGGTTTCCGAACCGGTAAGGTTTCGCCGGCAATTGAACCGCCGTCACCGAAAGTATCTGCATGTGGATTTTGTAGAGCTTTTGGGAAGAATGATAAAACTAACCGTCGAGCCAAATCCGGTAAGCGCAAGATGTGA
- the LOC124896900 gene encoding uncharacterized protein LOC124896900 — protein MAKSYSKTEFHGLMEKVETVDIRVKNYLNLTGYDKWARSYASVHRGWTLTSNIAESINAALVSARELPIYDFLEEVISASEYIYTVHDKEKHFIVCLNEKKCSCNAFQLDEIPCVHACAVLDSKNFKKGPYCSDLYKPKTVLRTYDVPVYPLPHKDDWIIPNEILVEVVLPSKYKRPPRRPGKKDREKSGRDMFGNKSKNYYSSCGYKGHNRRSCKKYNK, from the exons AtggcaaaatcatattcaaagactGAATTTCACGGTTTAATGGAGAAGGTGGAGACAGTTGATATTAGAGTGAAGAATTACTTGAATTTGACGGGATACGATAAGTGGGCTAGATCATATGCATCAGTTCATAGGGGATGGACTTTGACATCTAACATTGCCGAATCAATTAATGCTGCACTAGTATCGGCTAGAGAACTaccaatatatgattttctagAGGAA GTTATATCTGCATCAGAATATATCTATACAGTCCACGACAAGGAGAAACACTTTATTGTTTGTCTTAATGAAAAGAAATGTTCTTGCAATGCATTTCAGTTGGATGAGATACCCTGTGTTCATGCTTGTGCAGTTCTTGATAGCAAGAATTTTAAGAAGGGACCATATTGCTCTGATCTGTACAAGCCAAAAACAGTCTTGAGAACATATGATGTTCCAGTTTATCCTCTACCACACAAAGACGACTGGATAATTCCAAATGAAATTTTGGTTGAGGTAGTTCTGCCCTCAAAATACAAGCGACCCCCTAGAAGGCCTGGAAAAAAGGATCGTGAAAAGTCCGGACGAGATATGTTTGgaaacaaaagtaaaaattattatagtTCATGCGGATATAAAGGGCACAATAGGCGTTCATGTaagaaatacaacaaatga